A window of the Pseudomonas furukawaii genome harbors these coding sequences:
- the alr gene encoding alanine racemase, translating to MRPARALIDLEALRHNYRLAREVSGARALAVVKADAYGHGAVRCAQALEDEADGFAVACIEEALELRAAGIRKPVLLLEGFFEADELELIQEHEFWTVVHSGWQLEAIERASIGKPLTVWLKMDSGMHRVGLHPAEYRDAYQRLSASGKVAKIVLMSHFARADELDSSSSAEQVAVFEAARAGLVADVSLRNSPAVLGWPQVPSDWVRPGIMLYGATPFEVAHPLAERLQPVMTLESKIISVRELPAGQPVGYGARFVTERPTRVGVVAMGYADGYPRHAPTGTPVAIDGQPSRLIGRVSMDMLTVDLTDLPQAGLGSRVELWGKQVLASEVAMAAGTIPYQIFCNLRRVPLVYG from the coding sequence ATGCGTCCCGCCCGTGCCCTGATCGATCTCGAAGCCCTGCGCCACAACTACCGTCTTGCACGCGAAGTGAGCGGTGCCCGCGCCCTCGCCGTGGTCAAGGCCGACGCCTATGGGCACGGCGCGGTGCGCTGCGCACAGGCCCTGGAGGATGAGGCCGACGGATTCGCCGTCGCCTGCATCGAGGAGGCGCTGGAACTGCGCGCGGCGGGCATCCGCAAGCCCGTCCTGCTGCTGGAAGGATTCTTCGAGGCCGATGAGCTGGAGCTGATCCAGGAGCACGAGTTCTGGACCGTGGTCCACTCCGGCTGGCAGCTGGAGGCCATCGAGCGGGCCAGCATCGGCAAGCCGCTCACCGTCTGGTTGAAGATGGATTCCGGTATGCACCGGGTCGGCTTGCATCCGGCGGAGTACCGCGATGCCTACCAGCGGCTGTCGGCCAGCGGCAAGGTCGCGAAGATCGTCCTGATGAGCCATTTCGCAAGGGCCGACGAGCTGGACTCCAGCAGCAGCGCCGAGCAGGTGGCCGTGTTCGAGGCGGCCCGCGCCGGCCTCGTGGCGGACGTCAGCCTACGCAACTCGCCGGCGGTCCTGGGCTGGCCCCAGGTGCCCAGTGACTGGGTACGCCCCGGCATCATGCTCTACGGCGCCACGCCTTTCGAGGTGGCCCATCCCCTGGCGGAGCGCCTGCAGCCGGTGATGACCCTGGAATCGAAGATCATCAGTGTGCGCGAACTGCCTGCCGGCCAGCCTGTGGGCTACGGCGCCAGGTTCGTCACCGAGCGTCCGACCCGCGTCGGCGTGGTGGCCATGGGGTATGCCGACGGCTACCCGCGCCACGCCCCCACCGGCACCCCGGTGGCCATCGACGGCCAGCCGAGCCGACTGATCGGGCGCGTCTCCATGGACATGCTCACCGTGGACCTTACCGACCTGCCCCAGGCCGGCCTCGGTAGCCGCGTGGAACTCTGGGGCAAGCAGGTGCTGGCCAGCGAAGTGGCGATGGCCGCCGGCACCATTCCCTACCAGATCTTCTGCAACCTGCGCCGGGTACCGCTCGTCTACGGCTGA
- a CDS encoding RidA family protein has translation MSIQRLRTETRYSEIVIHNGTVYLAGQLDEKHSAGIGQQTRETLAAIDALLAEAGTDKSRILSVTIYLKDMDADYAAMNAVWDAWLPRGAAPARACVEAKMYSPDVLVEMTVVAALP, from the coding sequence ATGTCAATCCAGCGCCTGCGCACTGAGACCCGCTACAGCGAAATCGTCATCCACAACGGCACCGTCTACCTGGCGGGCCAACTGGATGAAAAGCACAGTGCGGGCATCGGCCAGCAGACCCGAGAAACCCTGGCCGCCATCGACGCCTTGCTGGCCGAGGCCGGGACCGACAAGAGCCGCATCCTCTCGGTGACCATCTACCTCAAGGACATGGACGCCGACTACGCCGCGATGAATGCGGTGTGGGATGCCTGGCTGCCCAGGGGAGCCGCCCCGGCCCGTGCCTGCGTCGAGGCGAAGATGTACTCGCCGGATGTGCTGGTGGAGATGACCGTCGTCGCCGCACTGCCCTAG
- the dadA gene encoding D-amino acid dehydrogenase: MRVMVLGSGVIGTASAYYLAREGFEVVVVDRQDAVAKETSFANAGQVSPGYASPWAAPGVPLKAIKWLMQKHAPLAIKVTGDIDQYLWMAQMLRNCTAARYAVNKERMVRLSEYSRDCLDELRAETGIAYEGRQLGTTQLFRTQAQVDAAAKDIAVLEASGVPYELLDRDGIARVEPALASVKHKLAGALRLPNDQTGDCQMFTTRLAEMARDLGVEFRFGQDIQRLDFAGDRINGVWIDGKLETADRYVLALGSYSPQMLKPLGIKAPVYPLKGYSLTVPITNGGMAPTSTILDETYKVAITRFDNRIRVGGMAEIAGFDLSLNPARRETLEMITADLYPEGGDLSQAEFWTGLRPATPDGTPIVGATPFRNLFLNTGHGTLGWTMACGSGRLLADLMARKRPQISAEGLDIFRYGNTKETPNNVNPAPAH; encoded by the coding sequence ATGCGAGTGATGGTTCTTGGCAGTGGTGTGATTGGTACGGCTAGCGCCTATTACCTGGCCCGCGAAGGGTTCGAGGTGGTCGTCGTCGACCGCCAGGATGCCGTGGCCAAGGAAACCAGCTTCGCCAACGCTGGCCAGGTTTCCCCCGGCTACGCCTCGCCCTGGGCCGCGCCCGGCGTGCCGCTCAAGGCCATCAAGTGGCTGATGCAGAAGCATGCGCCCCTGGCCATCAAGGTTACCGGCGACATCGACCAGTACCTGTGGATGGCGCAGATGCTGCGCAACTGCACCGCCGCCCGCTACGCCGTGAACAAGGAGCGCATGGTTCGCCTGTCCGAGTACAGCCGCGACTGCCTCGACGAACTCCGCGCCGAGACCGGCATCGCCTACGAAGGCCGCCAGCTCGGGACCACCCAGCTGTTCCGCACCCAGGCCCAGGTGGACGCCGCCGCCAAGGACATCGCCGTGCTGGAAGCCTCCGGCGTGCCCTACGAGCTGCTCGACCGCGACGGCATCGCCCGTGTCGAGCCGGCGCTGGCCTCCGTGAAGCACAAGCTGGCCGGTGCCCTGCGCCTGCCCAACGACCAGACCGGCGACTGCCAGATGTTCACCACCCGCCTCGCAGAGATGGCCCGTGACCTGGGGGTGGAGTTCCGCTTCGGCCAGGACATCCAGCGCCTGGACTTCGCCGGTGACCGCATCAACGGCGTCTGGATCGACGGCAAGCTGGAGACCGCCGATCGCTACGTACTGGCCCTCGGCAGCTACAGCCCGCAGATGCTCAAGCCGCTGGGCATCAAGGCCCCGGTGTATCCGCTCAAGGGTTACTCCCTGACCGTGCCCATCACCAACGGCGGCATGGCGCCTACCTCGACCATCCTGGACGAGACCTACAAGGTGGCCATCACCCGTTTCGACAACCGTATCCGCGTCGGCGGCATGGCCGAGATCGCCGGATTCGACCTGTCACTGAACCCGGCCCGTCGCGAGACGCTGGAAATGATCACCGCCGACCTCTACCCCGAGGGTGGCGACCTGTCCCAGGCCGAATTCTGGACCGGCCTGCGCCCGGCCACCCCGGACGGCACCCCGATCGTGGGCGCCACGCCGTTCCGCAACCTGTTCCTCAACACCGGACACGGTACCCTTGGCTGGACCATGGCCTGCGGCTCCGGTCGCCTGCTGGCCGACCTGATGGCGCGCAAGCGTCCGCAGATCAGCGCAGAAGGCCTGGACATCTTCCGCTACGGCAATACCAAGGAGACCCCGAACAATGTCAATCCAGCGCCTGCGCACTGA
- the dadR gene encoding transcriptional regulator DadR, whose translation MRTQHQSRRELDKIDRNILRILQEDGRISFTELGERVGLSTTPCTERVRRLEREGIIMGYSARLNPQHLKASLLVFVEISLDYKSGDTFEDFRRAVLKLPHVLECHLVSGDFDYLVKARINEMASYRKLLGDILLKLPHVRESKSYIVMEEVKESLNLPIPD comes from the coding sequence ATGAGAACCCAGCATCAGTCCCGTCGTGAACTCGACAAGATCGACCGGAACATTCTACGAATCCTGCAAGAAGATGGCCGGATCTCCTTTACCGAGCTGGGCGAGCGCGTAGGGCTTTCCACCACCCCCTGCACCGAGCGGGTCCGGCGCCTGGAGCGCGAGGGCATCATCATGGGCTACAGCGCCCGGCTGAACCCGCAACACCTGAAGGCCAGCCTGCTGGTGTTCGTCGAGATCAGCCTGGACTACAAGTCCGGGGACACCTTCGAAGACTTTCGCCGCGCCGTGCTGAAGCTGCCCCACGTGCTGGAATGCCACCTGGTCTCGGGGGACTTCGACTACCTGGTGAAGGCACGCATCAACGAGATGGCCTCCTACCGCAAGCTGCTCGGCGACATCCTGCTGAAGCTGCCCCACGTCCGGGAATCCAAGTCCTACATCGTCATGGAAGAGGTGAAGGAATCCCTCAACCTGCCGATTCCCGACTGA
- a CDS encoding NAD(P)/FAD-dependent oxidoreductase, translating into MNARVRMPVHTEHHAPSYYAATANRRIEYPPLAGEELADVCIVGGGFSGLNTAIELARRGRKVVLLEARQIGWGASGRNGGQLIRGVGHGVEQFESVIGAEGVRALKLMGLEAVEIVRRRVEEFAIDCDLTWGYCDLANKPGDLEGFAEDMEELKGLGYRHELRLLQPHEMRSVVGSDRYVGGLIDMGSGHLHPLNLALGEAAAAESLGVKLFEHSAVTRIDYGAEVKVHTARGQVRARTLVLGCNAYLNDLNPTLGGKVLPAGSYVIATEPLPRELARELLPRNMAVCDQRVALDYYRLSADNRLLFGGACHYSGRDPADIGAYMQPKMLKVFPQLKDVRIDFQWGGMIGIGANRLPQIGRLPNQPNVYFAQAYSGHGVNATHLAGQLLAEAICGEQSTGFDIFAKVPHITFPGGRHLRSPLLALGMLWYRMKEAVGAV; encoded by the coding sequence ATGAACGCCCGCGTTCGCATGCCGGTGCACACCGAACACCACGCCCCCTCCTACTACGCCGCGACCGCCAATCGGCGCATCGAGTACCCGCCCCTGGCGGGAGAGGAGCTGGCCGATGTGTGCATTGTCGGCGGCGGATTCTCCGGGCTGAACACCGCGATCGAGCTGGCCCGGCGTGGCCGCAAGGTGGTGCTGCTGGAGGCCCGGCAGATCGGCTGGGGCGCCAGCGGCCGCAACGGCGGGCAACTGATCCGGGGCGTCGGCCACGGCGTCGAGCAGTTCGAGTCGGTGATCGGCGCGGAGGGCGTGCGCGCCCTGAAACTGATGGGCCTGGAGGCCGTGGAGATCGTCCGCCGCCGCGTCGAGGAGTTCGCCATCGACTGCGACCTGACCTGGGGTTACTGCGACCTGGCCAACAAGCCGGGCGACCTCGAGGGCTTCGCCGAGGACATGGAGGAACTCAAGGGCCTCGGCTACCGTCATGAACTGCGCCTGCTTCAGCCCCACGAGATGCGCAGCGTGGTGGGCTCCGACCGCTACGTCGGCGGTCTGATCGACATGGGTTCCGGTCACCTGCACCCCCTCAACCTGGCCCTGGGCGAGGCGGCCGCGGCCGAATCCCTCGGCGTGAAGCTGTTCGAGCACTCGGCGGTGACCCGCATCGACTACGGCGCCGAGGTGAAGGTACACACCGCACGCGGCCAGGTGCGGGCCAGGACCCTGGTGCTGGGCTGCAACGCCTACCTGAACGACCTCAACCCGACCCTGGGCGGCAAGGTCCTGCCCGCCGGCAGCTACGTGATCGCCACCGAGCCCCTGCCCAGGGAGCTGGCCCGCGAGCTGCTGCCACGGAACATGGCGGTCTGCGACCAGCGGGTGGCCCTGGACTACTACCGCCTGTCCGCCGACAACCGCCTGCTGTTCGGCGGCGCCTGCCACTATTCCGGGCGCGACCCGGCGGATATCGGCGCCTACATGCAGCCGAAGATGCTGAAGGTGTTTCCGCAGCTGAAGGACGTGCGCATCGACTTCCAGTGGGGCGGCATGATCGGCATCGGCGCCAACCGCCTGCCGCAGATCGGCCGCCTGCCCAACCAGCCCAACGTCTACTTCGCCCAGGCCTACTCGGGCCACGGAGTCAACGCGACGCACCTGGCCGGTCAGCTGCTGGCGGAAGCCATTTGCGGCGAACAGAGCACGGGCTTCGACATTTTCGCCAAGGTGCCCCACATCACCTTCCCGGGCGGTCGCCACCTGCGTTCGCCACTGCTGGCCCTGGGCATGCTCTGGTATCGGATGAAGGAAGCCGTGGGGGCGGTCTGA
- a CDS encoding MFS transporter produces MRWGTYFAVCGAVISIGLALGVTMPLVSLRLESWGYGSFAIGVMAATPAAGVLLGAVIAGRLAARFGTTTLMQLCFLVGAVSVAALALVQAYPVWLMLRLLIGVALTVVFILGESWINQLAVEQWRGRLVALYGTGYALSQLCGPLLLSALGADNDLGFWTGTGLLIGGSLLLLGRTGAPSVDAHSASGRGLWAFCSRLPTIAWAVVLFAAFEAMMLTLLPVYGLRQGFTQEVALLMASVVVVGDAALQLPIGWLADRMSRLSLFRICGVTLLGSSLAVPLLLHAPLIWPVWVVFGASAGGLFTLALILIGERYRDDELVRANAHIAQLWGIGCLVGPLATGAVSQWATGHALPLMMALGAAVFVWLAWTRELFDDGAEAVAD; encoded by the coding sequence ATGCGTTGGGGAACCTACTTCGCGGTTTGCGGCGCGGTCATCAGCATTGGCCTGGCGCTGGGGGTGACCATGCCCCTGGTGTCGCTGCGGCTGGAAAGCTGGGGCTATGGCAGCTTCGCCATTGGTGTCATGGCCGCCACGCCGGCGGCGGGTGTGCTGCTGGGTGCCGTGATCGCCGGACGCCTGGCCGCGCGATTCGGCACCACTACCCTGATGCAGCTCTGCTTCCTCGTTGGCGCCGTTTCGGTGGCCGCGCTGGCGCTGGTGCAGGCCTACCCGGTGTGGCTGATGCTGCGCCTTCTGATCGGTGTTGCCCTGACCGTGGTGTTCATCCTCGGCGAAAGCTGGATCAACCAGTTGGCGGTGGAGCAATGGCGTGGGCGCCTGGTGGCGCTCTACGGCACCGGCTATGCCTTGAGCCAGCTCTGCGGGCCTTTGCTGCTGTCCGCGCTCGGAGCTGACAACGATCTGGGCTTCTGGACCGGGACCGGCTTGCTGATCGGTGGTTCCCTGCTGCTCCTGGGGCGTACCGGGGCCCCCAGCGTCGATGCCCATAGCGCGTCAGGCCGGGGCCTGTGGGCCTTCTGCTCGCGTCTGCCCACCATCGCCTGGGCGGTGGTCCTGTTCGCCGCGTTCGAGGCCATGATGCTGACGCTGCTGCCGGTCTATGGCCTGCGCCAGGGCTTCACCCAGGAAGTGGCGCTGCTCATGGCCAGCGTGGTGGTGGTGGGCGACGCCGCCCTGCAACTGCCCATCGGCTGGCTCGCCGATCGCATGTCCCGCCTCAGTCTGTTCCGCATCTGCGGCGTCACCCTGCTGGGCAGCAGCCTGGCCGTTCCGCTGTTGCTGCACGCGCCGCTGATCTGGCCCGTCTGGGTAGTGTTCGGGGCGAGTGCCGGCGGGCTCTTCACCCTGGCGTTGATTCTGATCGGCGAGCGTTACCGGGACGACGAACTGGTGCGGGCCAACGCCCATATCGCCCAGCTCTGGGGTATCGGTTGCCTGGTAGGCCCCCTGGCCACTGGCGCCGTCAGCCAGTGGGCCACCGGCCATGCACTGCCGCTGATGATGGCGCTGGGCGCGGCGGTCTTCGTCTGGCTGGCCTGGACCCGCGAGCTGTTCGATGACGGCGCCGAAGCGGTGGCTGACTGA
- a CDS encoding aldehyde dehydrogenase has protein sequence MTTLTRADWEQRAKSIQIETRAFVHGEYTSAVSGETFDCVSPIDGRVLGKVASCDLADAELAVKDARATFESGVWSRLAPVKRKAVMIRFADLIDAHAEELALLETLDMGKPISDSLSVDVPSASRAIRWSGEAIDKIYDEVAATPHNELGLVTREPVGVVAAIVPWNFPLLMTCWKLGPALSTGNSVVLKPSEKSPLTAIRLAQLAIEAGIPAGVLNVLPGFGHTVGKALALHMDVDTLVFTGSTKIAKQLMIYAGESNMKRVWLEAGGKSPNIVFADAPDLKAAAEAAAGAIAFNQGEVCTAGSRLLVENSIKERFVPMVVEAIKAWKPGNPLDPATNVGALVDTTQMNNVLSYIQAGHDDGAKLVAGGKRVLEETGGTYVEPTIFDGVNNAMRIAKEEIFGPVLSVIGFDTEDEAVAIANDTVYGLAAAVWTSNLSRAHLVGKALRAGSVWINQYDGGDMTAPFGGFKQSGNGRDKSLHAFDKYTELKATWIKL, from the coding sequence ATGACCACCCTGACCCGAGCAGATTGGGAACAGCGCGCCAAGTCCATCCAGATCGAGACCCGCGCTTTCGTCCACGGCGAGTACACCTCCGCCGTCTCCGGTGAGACCTTCGATTGCGTCAGTCCCATCGACGGCCGCGTGCTGGGCAAGGTCGCCAGTTGCGATCTGGCTGACGCCGAGCTGGCGGTGAAGGATGCCCGCGCCACCTTCGAGTCCGGCGTCTGGTCGCGCCTGGCCCCGGTCAAGCGCAAGGCGGTGATGATCCGTTTCGCCGACCTGATCGACGCCCACGCCGAGGAGCTGGCCCTGCTGGAAACCCTCGACATGGGCAAGCCCATCAGCGACTCCCTGAGCGTTGACGTGCCTTCCGCTTCCCGTGCCATCCGCTGGAGCGGCGAAGCCATCGACAAGATCTACGACGAAGTCGCTGCCACCCCGCACAACGAGCTGGGCCTGGTGACTCGCGAGCCGGTGGGCGTGGTCGCTGCCATCGTGCCCTGGAACTTCCCGCTGCTGATGACCTGCTGGAAACTCGGCCCGGCGCTGTCCACCGGCAACTCGGTAGTCCTCAAGCCCTCCGAGAAGTCGCCGCTGACCGCCATCCGCCTGGCCCAGCTGGCCATCGAAGCCGGCATCCCGGCGGGCGTGCTCAACGTGCTGCCGGGCTTCGGCCACACCGTGGGCAAGGCCCTGGCCCTGCACATGGACGTGGACACCCTGGTGTTCACCGGCTCCACCAAGATCGCCAAGCAACTGATGATCTACGCCGGCGAATCCAACATGAAGCGCGTCTGGCTGGAAGCCGGTGGCAAGAGCCCGAACATCGTCTTCGCCGACGCGCCCGACCTCAAGGCCGCCGCCGAAGCCGCCGCTGGCGCCATCGCCTTCAACCAGGGCGAAGTCTGCACCGCCGGCTCGCGCCTGCTGGTGGAGAACAGCATCAAGGAGCGGTTCGTGCCCATGGTGGTCGAGGCCATCAAGGCCTGGAAGCCGGGAAACCCGCTGGACCCGGCCACCAATGTGGGCGCCCTGGTGGACACCACCCAGATGAACAACGTGCTGTCCTACATCCAGGCTGGCCATGACGACGGCGCCAAGCTGGTCGCCGGCGGCAAGCGCGTGCTGGAGGAGACCGGCGGCACCTACGTCGAGCCGACCATCTTCGACGGCGTGAACAACGCCATGCGCATCGCCAAGGAGGAGATCTTCGGCCCGGTGCTCTCGGTAATCGGCTTCGACACCGAGGACGAGGCGGTCGCCATCGCCAACGACACCGTCTACGGCCTGGCCGCGGCGGTGTGGACCAGCAACCTGTCCCGTGCCCATCTGGTGGGCAAGGCCCTGCGCGCCGGCAGCGTCTGGATCAACCAGTACGACGGCGGCGACATGACCGCGCCCTTCGGTGGCTTCAAGCAGTCGGGCAACGGTCGCGACAAGTCGCTGCACGCGTTCGACAAGTACACCGAGCTGAAAGCCACCTGGATCAAGCTCTGA
- a CDS encoding aspartate aminotransferase family protein: MTNATLAQPGRISNSLDEFWMPFTANRQFKANPRLLESAEGMYFRSSDGRQVLDGTAGLWCCNAGHGRREITEAVSRQIARLDFAPTFQMGHPLPFELAERLADIAPVGLNRVFFTNSGSESADTALKIALAYQRAIGQGTRTRLIGRELGYHGVGFGGISVGGMVNNRKAFPALLPGVDHLPHTLDIARNAFSRGLPEFGIEKADELERLVTLHGAENIAAVIVEPMSGSAGVILPPVGYLQRLREITRKHGILLIFDEVITGFGRVGKAFAAQRWGVTPDIITCAKGLTNGAIPMGAVFVADDIHQAFMQGPDSAIEFFHGYTYSGHPVACAAALATLDIYQGERLFERTLELEAYWQDALLGLRDLPNVVDIRAVGLVGGVQLAPSAEGVGKRGFQVFEQCFHDGLMVRVTGDTIAMSPPLIVEKEQIDTLVGTLADSIRKAA, encoded by the coding sequence ATGACGAACGCCACCCTCGCTCAACCGGGCAGAATATCCAACAGCCTGGACGAATTCTGGATGCCTTTCACCGCCAACCGCCAGTTCAAGGCCAATCCGCGGCTGCTGGAAAGCGCGGAAGGGATGTACTTCCGAAGCAGCGACGGTCGCCAGGTCCTGGATGGCACGGCCGGCCTCTGGTGCTGCAACGCCGGCCATGGTCGCCGCGAGATCACCGAGGCGGTGAGCCGGCAGATCGCCCGCCTGGACTTTGCCCCCACCTTCCAGATGGGCCACCCGCTGCCCTTCGAGTTGGCCGAACGCCTGGCGGACATCGCCCCCGTGGGCCTGAACCGGGTGTTCTTCACCAACTCCGGCTCGGAATCGGCGGACACCGCCCTGAAGATCGCCCTGGCCTACCAGCGCGCCATCGGCCAGGGCACCCGCACCCGCCTGATCGGCCGCGAGCTGGGCTACCACGGCGTCGGTTTCGGCGGCATCTCGGTGGGCGGCATGGTCAACAACCGCAAAGCCTTCCCCGCCCTGCTGCCCGGCGTGGACCACCTGCCCCATACCCTGGACATCGCCCGCAACGCCTTCAGCCGCGGCCTGCCGGAGTTCGGCATCGAGAAGGCCGATGAGCTGGAGCGCCTGGTCACCCTGCATGGCGCCGAGAACATCGCCGCCGTGATCGTCGAACCCATGTCCGGTTCCGCCGGGGTGATCCTGCCGCCGGTGGGCTACCTGCAACGCCTGCGGGAGATCACCCGCAAGCACGGCATCCTGCTGATCTTCGACGAGGTCATCACCGGCTTCGGCCGCGTCGGCAAGGCCTTCGCCGCGCAGCGCTGGGGCGTCACCCCGGACATCATCACCTGTGCCAAGGGCCTGACCAACGGCGCCATTCCCATGGGTGCGGTGTTCGTCGCCGACGATATCCACCAGGCCTTCATGCAGGGCCCGGACAGCGCCATCGAGTTCTTCCACGGCTATACCTATTCCGGCCACCCCGTGGCTTGCGCCGCCGCCCTGGCGACCCTGGACATCTACCAGGGCGAACGCCTGTTCGAGCGCACCCTCGAACTGGAGGCCTACTGGCAGGACGCCCTGCTCGGCCTGCGCGACCTGCCCAACGTCGTCGACATCCGCGCCGTGGGGCTGGTAGGCGGCGTGCAACTGGCCCCCAGCGCCGAGGGCGTGGGCAAACGGGGCTTCCAGGTATTCGAGCAATGTTTCCACGACGGCCTGATGGTGCGCGTGACCGGCGATACCATCGCCATGTCACCGCCGCTGATCGTGGAGAAGGAACAGATCGACACTCTCGTCGGCACGCTCGCCGACTCCATCCGCAAGGCCGCCTGA
- a CDS encoding cupin domain-containing protein, whose product MNIQQIVDFAQATTAPEHYRPAPEKILKGDPEQSVRNHYGSPCGQFNVGIWEGAVGHWTVSYTEHEYCEILQGVSVIRDAEGNAKTVRAGDRFVIPAGFSGTWEVLEPCRKVYVIFEQASH is encoded by the coding sequence ATGAACATTCAGCAGATCGTCGACTTCGCCCAGGCCACCACCGCCCCGGAGCACTACCGCCCGGCACCGGAGAAGATCCTCAAGGGGGATCCGGAGCAGAGCGTCCGCAACCACTACGGCAGCCCCTGCGGGCAATTCAACGTGGGGATCTGGGAGGGCGCGGTGGGCCACTGGACCGTGAGCTACACCGAGCATGAGTACTGCGAGATCCTCCAGGGCGTCTCCGTGATCCGCGACGCCGAAGGCAACGCCAAGACCGTGCGCGCCGGCGACCGCTTCGTGATCCCAGCCGGTTTTTCGGGCACCTGGGAAGTGCTGGAGCCCTGCCGCAAGGTCTATGTGATTTTCGAGCAGGCCAGCCACTGA
- the rpmG gene encoding 50S ribosomal protein L33: MRELIRLVSSAGTGHFYTTDKNKRTTPDKIEIKKFDPVVRKHVIYKEAKIK; this comes from the coding sequence ATGCGTGAACTGATCCGTCTGGTGTCCAGCGCCGGTACCGGCCACTTCTACACCACCGACAAGAACAAGCGCACCACCCCCGACAAGATCGAGATCAAGAAGTTCGATCCTGTCGTGCGCAAGCACGTGATCTACAAGGAAGCCAAGATCAAGTAA
- the rpmB gene encoding 50S ribosomal protein L28, with protein MSRVCQVTGKGPVTGNNISHANNKTRRRFLPNLQHHRFWVESEKRFVRLRVSAKGMRIIDKRGIDAVLSELRARGEKV; from the coding sequence ATGTCGAGAGTCTGTCAAGTAACCGGTAAGGGTCCGGTTACCGGGAACAACATTTCCCACGCAAACAACAAAACCCGTCGTCGTTTCCTGCCGAACCTGCAGCACCATCGCTTCTGGGTCGAGTCCGAGAAGCGCTTCGTGCGTCTGCGCGTTTCCGCCAAGGGCATGCGTATCATCGACAAGCGCGGCATCGACGCAGTTCTGTCCGAACTGCGCGCCCGCGGCGAAAAGGTTTAA